The genomic region ACTGCCTGCATTGCACAATAttgtttttttgccatctttgcCACCACAGAGTTCTTCCTCTTGGCTGCTATGGCATATGACCGATATGTGGCTATCCACAACCCTTTGCTCTACACCGCTGTAATGACCAAAAAGCTTTGCACATCACTGGTAGCTGTTTCATACTTTGGAGGCTTAGTGAACTCTCTCATTCAAACAAGTGGATTACTAAGATTATCCTTTTGTGGTTCTAATGTTATCAACCATTTTTTCTGTGATCTCACACCTCTGTTGAAACTATCTTGCAATGATATCTATTTAAATGAGATGCTGATATTCACATTTGGCAGCTTGTTTGAAATGAGCACCCTTTTGATCATTATCATTTCTTATGTATTCATTATTGTAGCTGTGCTAAGGATTCGTTCTTCTGAGGGGAGATATAAAGCTTTTTCTACTTGTGCCTCCCATCTCACAGCTGTGGCCATATACCACGGGACCATTCTCTTCATGTACTTCAGGCCCCATTCTAGCTATTCACTTGACACAGACAAAATGGCCTCTGTGTTCTACACAGTGATAATACCCATGTTGAACCCACTGATCTACAGCCTAAGAAACAAAGATGtaaaatatgcttttaaaaaactgacaggGAGAAAAGTGTTTTCTAAGTGAATCtctcttgtttgtttatttattgatgAGATTCTTATGTCATCTCTTCAGAGTTGTTCTTGAGGTAGCTATCTCTTTCAGCTTTCTCAAGCAAATCCATTATATCTAGAGAAACAGGTACCTTTTCCAGTTAAAAGCAAGCCATTACATGACCAAAAAAAATTTAGGGGGGAAATCCAGTTGATACACAGGAATCTCTGGGAGTGCTTAGTTCATACATTGTGAATACTTTCTTCATTGGTTCCATGCCAGTAGAAGCCCAGTCCCTTGGTGTCAAGAGGAAGAGTATACCACACAAGTGGAGCTTATTTCCCTATTCACCCAGGAAAGAACAACAGCCATTGATACATGGGAATGGGATGAACTGCTTTAAGGCAATTTGAGCTACAATTTCAGGGAAAGGATGTGGAATGTGATTTCTAAAAGTTATTGAAAAGCATTTGTCTGGTCAATGCCTGTCACAAAACACTCAAGAAGAGtgacaaataaaatatttttctgaaaCTGCAAGGTTAGTCATGTATTTTTTACAGTCTCTTTCTTCCACCCCTTTCTCTCCTCTTGAACCAATGCAGAAACATTGCCTTGGAAAGAAATATATCATACAAGTGGACTTGTGGGATATCTTATTTCTATCTACCCCCCTATTTccactttcccttccctgaaagccccaatAGCCTTTCTTCTTgcctccttctctctttctcacccaccagccaacctacctttatctgaccCCCATTTTTTAGTTTTCCTTCCCTAACTCTAGCAGCCTGTACCCAAGAAGACTATGGtctagttgcatggtgccagtcACTGGGCCAgtcccagttgcacagtggagaacctgcaaggacttctgaAGGGCACTTCCATTTCCCCCATATCACTGTtgccacactatttcctctttccctcctcctaacaatccccatatcctcacccttctctgcttcctctccttcctctccttcacccaccttttatctgctccttcatcacttatatttattaatttacttcatttatactattagattatttatttacttcatttaccttTTGCAATTCAccacattctcttctcctctattttatcttcagaacaactcTCTGAACAGGAGTGGACTGGGAATGAAAAACATTGGAGAAGTGCCTCTTTCCCAGCCAATCCTGGCCCTGCTCTGCcataggagggagggaaggagggagaggcagccttcCTAATCAATTGACCAGGCACCTCTTTCCTTGACCCTCTTGGGGCACAGGTGGGCCAAGCAACACATCCCACACCTTTGATGGGCCAGCTGCCACTTGGGTGGGCCAGGCAATGCCTCCCCTTATCACCACAGGTAGATTGGGCTCCACCTCCCCCACCTTACACAGAGCTCAGGTGGATTGACCTCAGTCtatgaccatttccacacatcattACAGGTGCACTTCACCCATGAAATGGTAACAGCTTTTCCTCAAGCACATACATGTTATTGTTTGTCAGACACATGCATATGGTTGTTTTAGTGAGTTTCTGTGGATTACTGGAACTGCACTTgctacaatgttttttttttccccttgaggATTTATGGCAGTTTTTCCCCCTGCATATTCTGTCATATGAACATTTAAAGTGTGTCCAAAGAGATCTCCACAGTCAATCTCCGCTCAGTTCTTCCCTTGAAGCTCTCGctgcttctttacatttttgTTCAATCACAGAAGCCTGCTAGCAACTGTAACTGCATGTAATAGTGCAtgtgcaaaggaaaaaaatggggggggcacTTTTCATCAGTGGTGATGAAAGCTCCTGACCTCCCCTGCAAACCCCTTTTTTGTTTTACATTTGGAAGTTTTCTTGTGATCTCACAACCAAAGCTAAGTGCTTGTTGATAATGCATATTGAGGATGAGTATTCAGCACAACTCAGAAAAGCATGGACCAGAAATGTGAAAAAGCGAGAACGATGGGCTGTCCAGAAAAAGCCTTTTTGTCACAGAGCCAGCCCGGCACAGGTATGGAGGAGAGGCCATCCACTCATCGGGATGCATTCTGGTGCTCTTCATGGCCCATCCACTGCTgccttgtgaggtaaattaggctgagactATGTAActgcctcaaggtcacccagtgattttccatggcagaatggggattcgaggCCCTAGACTGaaactcttaaccattacaccacactgggtaTCAtaggatggctgctgttgaacagtagcaaacaagCAGCCAGGCCTTAGTGAGACATGGAAGTTGTGTAGTAGCAAGCCGCCtgatggttgctgctgggccaaACCCTGATGAGTTtaccttcaaaggccaaaacaactccagaaagggctctgccccctcaTCTTgccttactgacagaaaccaagcctggaattctGGTCAAGCTGTTGTGGATACCTAGCAATGTTCACTGAGATCAtcaatttcttaaagctacaggtgctccttttaacatttagtggtttttttaaaaaaccctaatgtatgtttttttacatttcaaaTTTTTCTACAAAAATATTCTGTTTACACTGCTTGGTGCCCAAGGGATCCTGTAAGCTCATTCAATCTGCAACTGATAATCAGCAGGGAGCTACAAAACCTCACAAAGTATTTGCTCCATGCGTTCAATCAGTCTCTTCTATCCTGTTTTTTCAGACTCTTCTGATATTCCAAGAACGTGAATATTTAGACACCAAATATAAGTCTCTAGATGAGAGATTAGGTTAGAGAGAACATTATGTGAAGCTGAACCTACTATCTCACAAGCCATAGTTTGGTCTTCCAAAGCTGCAATTTTAGTCTCCATCTGTTGAACTCGTATAATGATAGCCTCAGTCGACTCCCAAAGTTGTTGAATCAATTTATCAATTGCCTTATTGTTAGTGGAAAGTTGTTTTAATTACTCAAATTGTTTTTCCAGCTGAGTCCCCATATTTTTCAACAGAGAAATTATGTCTTCCTGAGCTTCTGCACCAGCTCCAGGAGAGGAATGAGGGGCTGTCTTTGTATCTTTCCCCTTACAACTCATAAAAATTATAAACCCGTTTATCTCAAGCTGAtatacaatacaaaatacaaaacagtaaataaatgcaaattaccACTGCATCAAAGAAGACAGGTCCATATCAATGCTTATCAAGCGGAAGAGATAGGAGCGGCACAGAGTTGCTTCTGATTATTCTGCCATCATTCATGCCAGAGAGCTCCACAATATCGGCCACTCCCCTTTTTATAGTTCTGGTAAAGAGGGGAGTGGCTGGTATTTGGAGATCTCTGGCTTTTTACCCAGGAGCacatatttttctttgtttttccttaattttttctgcttttttccctttcccttttggtATGGGGTGGGAATTGTGGTGGGTACTTGCTGGCTGATTTACAGAATTATGTTTTGGCTTATTATGTTTAAATTACTAATTTTTTCTATGTATACATTCTTGCTATTTTTTATAAGTAATTTACATAAAATACTTGTAAGTATTTTACTTATAATAAGGTCTATATGTGATACATTGCCTTTTTTAGTGATAAGGGAAGAGTGCTTTATTGGTTGGCTATATTTTATGGATTTTTGTTCactgtgataataataataataatattcaatttatataccgcccttcaggatgacttaacacccactctgagcagtttacaaagtatgttattatccccacaacaatgaacaccctgtgaggtgggtggggctgagagagctcctagaagctgtgactgacccaaggtcacccagctggcttcaagtggaggagtggggaatcaaaccaggttctccagattagagtcccgcgctcttaaccattacaccaaactggctctcatggaaTGTTAAGACATGAGAGATGCTACCAAATGCAAAAAAAAGTCCAAAATGAAAAATCTCATATAATGGCAAATGATAAAAACAAATTGCATAGAGATTGGATTGGAGAGATATATGTTACATTTACGTCCACTCAATCTAAAGGTGTGGTTATATTAATACATAAATGTGTCTCTTTTCAGGTTCAAGAAGTAATAATAGACATAAATagtttctttattattttgttaGTGAAAAGCTTTAATTCTGTTACGGTCATGATTAATGTATGAAGTCCAAATGTGGCTTCTCCAGATATGTTTCATCAGTGTTTCTTTTTGAGCTGTCTTTACTTTTGTCCCGCCCCCCAAATGAAGAGACAAGACTACAGTGTGTTTGTTAAACTatgtttaaaaaattaactgGCTAATCTGCATCACCAAACTATTTAATCTAGTTTTAAAGAGTGGGTTGTAACTAAGGCAGCTCACTAGCTATCAGCATTTTGGGCTATGTTACTGTGGCACCATATTTGGTCAGTGTTATTGCTGGCTGCTTATGCTAGGCTGCCCTGTGACAAGAAATGCCAAGCCTCATATACCTCTTTCAACATACTACTCCAGGATCTAAGAGCTTGGTTAAAACTGCTCAAAACCAAAGGCATCTCCATTTCCCACTGTGCTGCTCTGAACAATGATGGGCTGTTTCAGGAACAGCTCTTCATCCTTAGTTGCCTCAATATGCCTTTCAGTTATCCTTACCTATTAAAACACCGCAGCCTGTTCTTGCCATCTTTAGTCCTGCCCTAACCTGTCATAAAACCAGGTCTACTTTCAAAACACCCCACTCCAGGCATAGGTTGAAGCAAGTTTAAGAGATCCAATGAGCTCCCCAAACTTGAagagatctttaaaaaaatcctgcttgttcccAACAAGGACCAACTCTacaaagacagagatcctgtatcTGGGCCATGGATTATTGGGTTCAGGAATCCAGCTCTCAGCCCTTGACATCTTTGATGCTTATGTTGGtggtgtcagatctgtggctaaataatagttgtatccagactaccttttgcaatcagacaagagtccgttgttttcaaaagatttactgaaaaaagcaaccattatagtccactggcccagatgcaatatctgggctggtacacgtgtattgttacgaatgagaggcaaagaataagGTGCAAAGTATCAAGACCCAGTAGGCCCAGCcttcccccatagttctcaaaacaatccctttgaaactgagaaagtgaaagtttcccagggctggaaaagctgtagtcaaaacattcctcttcttttttttaatttttttttattacctacattaactaacaatacagagggaaagaaggggggcaggggaaggaaaggaaaaaaaaacagcaacatataacaacactacactacaaataatgctttcccttcatactgccattattaaaaaattaaaactttgtaagatattgatggagtggttgaccttgcaaaatacagattacaatccaaattaagtcttcctccctcccctgggcctcggacgcagttctctctgagcaactgcaaccgcagtgctcgttccccccccccttcagacttcaaatccttttcttcttgcttggtgtcttgctgaaattcttgatttttgtcctcaaaatcccttagttgatcttctgatgttatcttgtaagcttgatctttgtaactaaaccagataccttccggaaatagccatttatactttattccacgttccctcagaagagctgcgaactttttatacttaaatattcttttccgaactaaaaatggaatgtccttcagtatcttaactttattacccagaaagtccagatccgcattgtatgagttgtattcctcttctgagagatagctgctagggaacatcttggcacctgggaagaaagcactcagaacactaaaagaattaaaatggagtctctttggttacaacatatagggaagcattctgaacctgccccctctaaaatgccgcTCCCCCTGGTTTATGCGGATAGCGGGTATGGAATGCTTtcactaatctaggagcatgaacatgtacagagttcacccattcatcaaacccagagtcaaagtctttccatctgataagataaaagagctgatttcttttaagtttagagtccaaaatttgttgcatttcataatgggtctgatcatcaatcaaacttgggataggaggggcacgggtgtgccattgatttgctgggggaaccttttttaagaggctgacatggaatgtatcatgtacatggcataggttctttggtaaatccagggctacagtcactttattgattactttacgaataggaaaaggtcccagaaatttcaatgctagttttcggctggtttgagtaacttttaaattttttgtagatagataaacaagatctccaggttgtaagtcccattcggccacatgatggcgatcagcatattttttgtagtcctgtttggctttgtcgagatgctttttaattagagtccattgctgag from Eublepharis macularius isolate TG4126 chromosome 2, MPM_Emac_v1.0, whole genome shotgun sequence harbors:
- the LOC129324235 gene encoding olfactory receptor 1052-like isoform X2 is translated as MVRDNYTAVTNFILFGLTDHQEMRPLLFSVFLVIYIITLAGNLGMIVLIWIDPQLHTPMYFFLSNLSFLDACYSTTITPNMLANMLVGSKPILYTACIAQYCFFAIFATTEFFLLAAMAYDRYVAIHNPLLYTAVMTKKLCTSLVAVSYFGGLVNSLIQTSGLLRLSFCGSNVINHFFCDLTPLLKLSCNDIYLNEMLIFTFGSLFEMSTLLIIIISYVFIIVAVLRIRSSEGRYKAFSTCASHLTAVAIYHGTILFMYFRPHSSYSLDTDKMASVFYTVIIPMLNPLIYSLRNKDVKYAFKKLTGRKVFSK
- the LOC129324235 gene encoding olfactory receptor 1052-like isoform X1, with the translated sequence MNYEEDNYTAVTNFILFGLTDHQEMRPLLFSVFLVIYIITLAGNLGMIVLIWIDPQLHTPMYFFLSNLSFLDACYSTTITPNMLANMLVGSKPILYTACIAQYCFFAIFATTEFFLLAAMAYDRYVAIHNPLLYTAVMTKKLCTSLVAVSYFGGLVNSLIQTSGLLRLSFCGSNVINHFFCDLTPLLKLSCNDIYLNEMLIFTFGSLFEMSTLLIIIISYVFIIVAVLRIRSSEGRYKAFSTCASHLTAVAIYHGTILFMYFRPHSSYSLDTDKMASVFYTVIIPMLNPLIYSLRNKDVKYAFKKLTGRKVFSK